The following are encoded together in the Adhaeribacter arboris genome:
- a CDS encoding DUF3575 domain-containing protein, which produces MRCLLVCCLFSCFCSICVFAQNESTKTWQIRWAASSFALSRTPSLQLGIQKNISSRWAVSAEYGLSTYKLYKDKWYPDSVREDFRYHKFRAEVKHYSYVTEVSDNINTHVYWGLEGLFIPERYNKQRDSFRRGYQNYDYFFSRIKSNIYVASLNAGIEWRYKQRLVLDTYAGLGPRFIHIRHYDTVLGYNVPDNGGLLSFLNFDDSKDGKEGWHTTLHVALGFKLGYYIW; this is translated from the coding sequence ATGAGATGCTTGCTGGTGTGCTGCCTATTCAGTTGTTTTTGTAGTATTTGTGTATTTGCTCAAAACGAAAGCACCAAAACCTGGCAGATCCGTTGGGCGGCTTCGAGTTTTGCTTTATCCCGGACCCCCAGTTTGCAGTTGGGAATACAGAAAAATATTAGTTCCAGATGGGCTGTTTCCGCGGAGTATGGTCTTTCTACTTATAAGTTGTATAAGGATAAATGGTACCCGGATAGTGTTCGGGAAGATTTTCGTTACCATAAATTCCGGGCTGAAGTAAAACATTATTCTTACGTTACAGAGGTTTCCGATAATATAAACACGCACGTATATTGGGGCTTAGAAGGGCTTTTTATTCCGGAAAGGTATAATAAACAAAGGGATTCTTTCCGGCGAGGCTACCAAAATTACGATTATTTCTTCTCCCGGATTAAGAGCAATATTTACGTAGCCAGTTTAAACGCCGGCATTGAATGGCGGTATAAACAAAGATTGGTATTAGATACGTATGCTGGTTTAGGCCCCCGCTTTATTCATATTCGCCATTATGATACGGTATTAGGTTATAATGTGCCAGATAACGGCGGACTCTTAAGTTTTTTAAATTTTGACGATTCTAAAGACGGGAAAGAAGGCTGGCACACCACATTGCATGTAGCCTTAGGGTTTAAACTAGGTTATTACATTTGGTAA
- a CDS encoding valine--tRNA ligase, translating to MSIAKTYNPKEVEDKWYQNWLEKGFFKSKPNPHKQPYSVVIPPPNVTGVLHMGHMLNNTIQDILVRRARMQGKETCWVPGTDHASIATEAKVVAMLKARGINKTDITREEFLKYAWEWKEKYGGIILEQLKKLGASCDWDRTRFTMEEDLSAAVIQVFVDLYRKGNIYRGVRMVNWDPQGLTALSDEEVIHKQVHSKLYYVNYQMEDEPDNYLTIATTRPETILGDTAICVNPNDPRYQHLKGKKALVPLINRAIPVIFDEYVDREFGTGALKVTPAHDINDYELGNRHNLPSIDILNDNGTLNERAQMYIGEDRFVVRKKIVKDLDATGQLVKIEEITNNVGFSERTDAVIEPKLSMQWFCKMERLAEPALKAVMDDEIKLHPPKFKNMYRSWLENIRDWCVSRQLWWGQQIPAYYLPDGSFVVALNAEEALKLAKQQTGNENLTTQDLRQDEDVLDTWFSAWLWPISVFDGFKDPDNPDIQYYYPTNDLVTAPEILFFWVARMIMAGFEYRRELPFRNVYLTGIVRDSIGRKMSKSLGNSPDPLGLIEQYGADGVRTGMLFSSPAGNDLPFDEKLCEQGRNFSNKIWNAFRLLKGWEVNTSLQCPNNLAINWFEAKFNAALTQLEEHFDKFRISDALLTIYKLVWDDFCSQYLEMIKPAYQQPIDGETYERTIGFFENLMKLLHPFMPFITEELWHELRERQAHDYLIVANWPEVKEVEMGIIERMDKAMEIVAGIRNVRNAKNIPNTKALELSVKTADASLINEFQPIIQKLANISEISFVETALDNAISFVQGASEFFIPMEGNVDVALERERLQKELEYTKGFLLSVDKKLSNERFVNGAPEAVLEKERQKKADAEAKIQALEQSLAAIV from the coding sequence ATGTCGATTGCCAAAACCTATAATCCGAAAGAAGTAGAAGATAAATGGTACCAAAACTGGCTAGAAAAGGGCTTTTTTAAATCAAAGCCAAATCCGCACAAACAGCCGTACTCCGTGGTAATTCCGCCGCCTAACGTTACGGGCGTGTTGCACATGGGGCACATGCTCAATAATACCATTCAGGATATATTGGTGCGCCGCGCCCGGATGCAAGGAAAAGAAACCTGCTGGGTTCCCGGCACCGACCACGCGTCTATTGCTACCGAAGCCAAAGTAGTAGCCATGCTTAAAGCCCGCGGTATTAACAAAACGGACATTACCCGGGAAGAATTTTTAAAATACGCCTGGGAGTGGAAAGAAAAGTACGGCGGCATTATTCTGGAGCAGCTTAAAAAACTCGGCGCTTCCTGCGACTGGGACCGGACCCGTTTTACCATGGAGGAAGATTTATCCGCAGCGGTAATTCAGGTATTCGTGGATTTATACCGGAAAGGTAATATCTACCGCGGGGTGCGCATGGTGAACTGGGACCCGCAAGGATTAACTGCTCTGTCGGATGAAGAAGTAATCCATAAGCAGGTACACTCCAAGCTTTATTACGTAAACTATCAGATGGAAGACGAGCCGGATAATTATCTTACCATTGCTACCACCCGGCCGGAAACAATTCTGGGCGATACGGCTATCTGCGTAAATCCGAACGACCCGCGATACCAGCATTTAAAAGGAAAAAAAGCCTTGGTGCCGCTCATTAACCGGGCTATTCCGGTTATTTTCGACGAGTACGTAGATAGGGAGTTTGGTACCGGCGCTCTAAAAGTAACTCCCGCGCACGATATAAACGACTACGAATTGGGTAACCGGCACAACTTGCCGAGCATCGACATTTTAAACGATAACGGTACTTTAAACGAACGCGCCCAGATGTACATCGGCGAAGACCGGTTTGTGGTACGCAAGAAAATCGTAAAAGACCTGGATGCTACCGGACAACTGGTAAAAATCGAAGAAATTACGAATAACGTAGGTTTTTCGGAGCGGACCGATGCCGTAATTGAGCCAAAGTTATCGATGCAGTGGTTCTGCAAAATGGAAAGATTAGCCGAACCGGCTTTAAAAGCCGTAATGGACGATGAAATTAAGCTGCATCCGCCTAAATTTAAAAATATGTACCGTTCCTGGCTAGAAAATATCCGGGATTGGTGTGTTTCGCGGCAGCTTTGGTGGGGTCAGCAAATTCCGGCCTATTATCTGCCGGATGGTTCGTTTGTAGTTGCCCTTAACGCCGAAGAAGCCTTAAAATTAGCTAAGCAGCAAACCGGCAACGAAAACTTAACTACGCAGGATTTGCGGCAAGACGAAGACGTACTGGATACCTGGTTCTCGGCGTGGCTCTGGCCTATTTCGGTGTTTGATGGTTTTAAAGACCCCGATAATCCGGATATTCAATATTATTACCCGACGAATGATTTAGTAACCGCCCCGGAAATTTTGTTTTTCTGGGTGGCCCGCATGATTATGGCTGGTTTTGAATACCGGCGGGAACTGCCTTTCCGGAACGTGTATTTAACCGGAATTGTACGCGATAGCATCGGCCGTAAAATGTCGAAATCGCTGGGTAACTCGCCGGACCCGCTGGGCTTGATTGAGCAATACGGTGCGGATGGCGTGCGGACGGGTATGCTGTTCAGTTCGCCGGCGGGTAATGATTTACCATTCGATGAAAAATTATGCGAACAGGGACGGAATTTCAGTAATAAAATCTGGAATGCCTTCCGGTTACTAAAAGGTTGGGAAGTAAATACTAGTTTGCAGTGCCCGAATAATTTAGCTATTAACTGGTTTGAAGCCAAGTTTAACGCCGCCTTGACCCAACTTGAAGAGCACTTCGATAAGTTCCGGATTTCCGATGCTTTGCTAACGATTTATAAACTGGTTTGGGACGATTTCTGTTCGCAGTACTTAGAAATGATTAAACCGGCTTACCAGCAACCCATCGACGGCGAAACCTACGAGCGTACCATTGGCTTTTTCGAAAATTTGATGAAGCTTTTGCATCCATTTATGCCGTTTATTACCGAAGAACTCTGGCACGAGCTCCGCGAACGACAAGCCCATGATTACCTAATTGTAGCCAACTGGCCGGAAGTAAAAGAAGTAGAAATGGGTATTATCGAGAGAATGGATAAAGCCATGGAAATTGTTGCCGGTATCCGGAATGTACGGAATGCTAAAAATATACCCAACACCAAGGCTCTGGAACTCTCCGTCAAAACAGCGGATGCAAGCTTAATAAATGAATTTCAACCCATTATTCAGAAGCTGGCTAATATTTCGGAAATCAGTTTTGTAGAGACAGCCTTAGATAATGCCATCAGTTTTGTACAAGGCGCCAGTGAATTTTTTATTCCGATGGAAGGCAACGTAGACGT
- a CDS encoding SDR family NAD(P)-dependent oxidoreductase, whose translation MEKLNGKVALITGSDSGIGQATAIEFAKEGADVVICYHSDKEGAEQTLAEVTKLHRKGLVLQVDVSDEQSVEQLFADALKEFSTLDILVNNAAVNGSGVKVADMPTDVFDRTIRTNLYGTFFCSRTFIRHRQKQGGKGKIINVSSVHEEIVSAGTADYCASKAAVRNLTRTLALELAEDGINVNNIAPGMILTPMNQEAMDDKKVREEKSQHIPMKRPGNPEEIGRLAVFLASSDSDYVTGSSYFMDGGLSQFMGQGA comes from the coding sequence ATGGAGAAATTAAACGGCAAAGTAGCCTTAATAACCGGGTCTGATTCGGGTATTGGCCAAGCCACCGCTATAGAATTCGCTAAAGAAGGCGCGGATGTGGTCATTTGCTACCACTCCGATAAAGAAGGAGCCGAACAAACGCTGGCTGAAGTTACCAAGCTGCACCGCAAAGGTTTGGTTTTACAGGTAGATGTAAGCGACGAACAATCGGTAGAGCAATTGTTTGCCGATGCTTTAAAGGAATTTAGCACCCTTGACATTCTGGTGAACAATGCCGCCGTAAACGGCTCCGGCGTAAAAGTAGCCGATATGCCTACCGACGTATTTGACCGCACCATCCGGACCAATTTATACGGTACATTTTTCTGTTCCCGAACTTTTATCCGGCACCGCCAAAAGCAAGGCGGCAAGGGCAAAATCATAAATGTAAGTTCCGTACACGAAGAAATTGTATCGGCGGGTACCGCCGATTACTGTGCTTCTAAAGCGGCCGTCCGTAATCTTACCCGCACATTAGCACTGGAACTGGCCGAAGATGGCATAAACGTAAATAATATCGCACCCGGCATGATTCTCACGCCCATGAACCAGGAAGCCATGGACGACAAGAAAGTAAGAGAAGAAAAATCGCAGCACATACCCATGAAACGACCCGGCAATCCGGAAGAAATAGGCAGGTTAGCCGTCTTCCTGGCCTCTTCCGACTCCGACTATGTTACCGGTTCCAGCTATTTTATGGACGGCGGCTTATCGCAGTTTATGGGCCAAGGCGCTTAA